The genomic segment GGGGAAGCCCTGGCGATCTGTGATCGCGTGGCCGTGATGCGTGACGGCTCCCTTCATCAATGCGCGTCCCCCCAGGAGATTGTGCGCGACCCGGCAACCGCTTTTGTGGGCTCGTTTGTCCTGCAGAGCAATGTCATTCCTGTGCAGCCCCCCAGGAAAGGAGAGCTTTCTTGTGCTCTCGGCAGTTTCAGGAATCGTGCTCAGCTTGAGGCGCTTCAGCAGGATTGGCCCGATGAATCCTGCGTGCTGGTTGATCCGCAGGCCATTGGTCTGGTTGCTGAACCAGGAGCTCAGGCCAGTGTGCTCGGGCGAGAGTTTCTCGGTGACCTCTGGGAATACAGAATCCGACTTGGTGACTTGCTTCTGCGTGCCAGGTGTCCATTGGAACAGGATTATCTGCCCCACGCTCGTTGTCGCGTGGCTTTAAAAGACGACGCCTCAGTCAAGTTATTACCCCAACGAATTGACTTGAGAAAGATTGGTTTTTAACCGCTCTGGATTCTTGAATCACCCATTCATTGATTTTCCCCTTTGTTCATGAAAGATCTCACGCGTGCGATCAATGATCATTTGGCATCTGAATTTCAGGCCAGCCACACATATCTCGCGATGCCAATTTGGCTGCGCGAAAATGATCTGATTGGTTTTTCCACTTATATATTGAATAAGAGCAATGAAGAGCGCGGTCATGCATATCGAATGATCGCATTTCTAGTTGACAGTGATCAGCAAGTTGAGTTACCCACTGTTGAAGCGCCGGAACGGAGCTGGCCATCCGTGAAGGACCTGTTTGATGTTGTTGCCAGCTTGGAAAAGGGTGTCACGGCCTCCATTGACAGGCTTTACAGCCTTGCTGAACAGCTCAATGAACGCAGTGCCACAGCCATGCTCGATTGGTTTGTTGAGGAACAGGTGCAGGAGGAAGCAGAAGCCCGCTTTGTCTGCAAGCGTCTGCGCCTTGCCGGGGCGAATACAGCAGCGCTGCTGCTTCTGGATCAGCAATTCCTGGACGGAACAGCTCTGGCGTCCGTGAAGGGAGGATCGGGTTTTGGAGTCGTTGCGGCGAACTGACTGATCAGGACCAGAGGGACAGATTCTCCAGCGCCGGCGACATTTTTTTCAGAAGAGGATTTCAGGCAGCCCCCGGGTTCTGGACCAACAAAAAACTCCCTGGATCAGCAGGGGGCTTGCGATTGTTGAGTCACACGATCAGCGACGGGGCTGGTCTCGCACAGGAATCGGGATCAGGACGGGTTCACGAAGACCACCGCCGGAATTGTCGTCATCGGAATCCTCCAGAAGCCAGATCAAGAGGCTGGCGGCCATCACAAGAGCAAGGAGCGCGAGTGTTTCAGCCATGGATCCGATCACCATCGCATCAACATAGTCAGCTTGTCGGGGCAACGCAGGCCTGAAGCTGCTGTCGAAGGGTGTTGTGATCAAGGTCACGTCCGATCAGCACAAGCTGGTTCTTTCGCGCGCCGGTCCAATCGCTGTCGTCAATGGAAAAGCGCTTGCCAGCCAGATGGAACACATGGCGTCGTTCGCTTTCCTCGAACCAGAGAATCCCTTTGGCCCGGAACACCTCTGCCGGCAGCTCGTTGTCCAGAAAATTCTGAAATCGCCTCAGCGCAAACGGCCCATCACTGCTGAAGGAGAGAGAGGTGAAGCCATCCACGGCCAGATGGTCACTGTGTTGGTGCCCATGGTCGTTGCTGTGCCCGTGCCCGTGGTCATGGCTATGTCCGTGATCGTGGCTGTGTCCATGGTCGTGGCTGTGTCCATGGTCGTGGCTGAGTCCATGGTCGTGGCTGTGCCCGTGCCCGTGGTCATGGCTGTGTCCGTGCGCGTGATCGTGGCTGTGGTCACGGTCGTGGTCGTGGTCGTGGCTGTGCGCGTGATCGTGGCCGTGGTCGTGGTCGGGGCTCTGCGGAGAGTCGGCCACCTTGTCTGATTCGAACAAGCCAACGCTGAGCAGCAGGGGCAGGGGAACATCACCTTTCACCGAGTGCAGGATGCGGGCGTCGTTCTTCACATCGCGAAGCTCCTGCTCAACAGCCTTGAGGCGTTCAGGGGGGACCAGGTCCACCTTGTTCAGCAACAGTATGTCGCCGTAAATCACCTGAGCCCGACCCACCTGCGTGTCCAGCACGGCCTGATCGAAGTTTTCGGCATCGATGAGGGTGATGATCGAATCCAGTCGCGTCTGCTCCCGCAGTTCGCTGCCCAGAAAGGTCATGGCCACCGGCAGGGGATCGGCAAGCCCCGTGGTCTCCACCACGATGTAGTCCAGTTGTTCTGGACGTGAGATCACTCGCTCCACCGTTTCCATCAGCTCGTCGTTGATCGAGCAGCAGATGCAGCCGTTGCTCAACTCCACCATGTCTTCAGCGGTGGTCACCACCAGCTCGTTATCGATGCCGATCTCGCCGAATTCATTCACCAGCACTGCGGTCTTGACGCCGTCCTGATTGCTGAGGATGTGGTTCAGAAGGGTGGTTTTCCCAGCCCCAAGAAAGCCGGTGAGGATGGTGACGGGGACACCGGCTGATGCGGTGGCTGAGGTCATAACAGTGATCCCACTCAGCTCATGCTGGCAGCAAGGCATCGATGGCGGCAGCCAGGCCGGCATCAAGGTCGCTCAGGCCTCCAAGGTCGTGGGTGGTGAGTTCGATCGAGATGCGGTTGTAGACGTTGCTCCAGTTGGGATGGTGCCCGCGCGATTCAGCCAGGAGAGCCACCTGGCTCATGAACCCGAAAGCCTCGACAAAATCACGGAACTCGAGATCACGTCTCAGTCGATCGTCGCTCAGCGTCCAAAGCGGCAGCGTTGTCGTGAGCTGCTGTCGCTGATCCGTTGTGAGCAGGGTGGCCATGGGACGTGAAACCGGGGACGCATCCCATTGTGTTGTCCTCTCTCTGGGAAAATGTGGACACATCTCTTGCTCCCATCGGTGACAACAGCATTGCGACGCTTTCTTTGCTTTTTCACCGCCTGTCTGCTCAGCCTTGTGTTCACCCTGGCCATCTCAATCGATGCTGGTGCGCAGGATCAACCTGTTGAGGAAACGGTCGATCTTGTTCAAGATGAAGCGGATGGAACAGATCAGGACGAGACCAATGAAGTGAATTCATTAGAAACCCCTGAGGTTCAAAAAACAACCATCATTGGTATCGAAGGGGAGGTCCTCAATCCGATCATCAAGATTGAAGACCAGCCGTTTTATGACGAGCTTCAGCGTCTGGCTCTCTTCTGGGACGACTCACCAATCGGTCATGTCGAAGATCGTGCTCCCAAGGAAACCCTGTTGAATTTTTACGCCGTGATGGCGAGTATTGGGTCTGAAATCGAGTCGATCCGCAGAGACGCCAAGCAAGACCCGGGTTTCGGTTGGACACCTGAAATGAAGACCCGAATTCGAAATGTTGATGTCCTGTTTGGGCTTGCTATTAAAGCCTTGAATGGTTCGGATTTTCCAGAAAGTGTAAGAGATGATCTTGTTGATGAGGCCGCCATACAACTAAAATTGGTTTTGGATTATGTGTTTTCCAGTAGCCGCCGTCCGATTGAAATTCCGGATGAG from the Synechococcus sp. KORDI-100 genome contains:
- a CDS encoding 4a-hydroxytetrahydrobiopterin dehydratase, whose amino-acid sequence is MATLLTTDQRQQLTTTLPLWTLSDDRLRRDLEFRDFVEAFGFMSQVALLAESRGHHPNWSNVYNRISIELTTHDLGGLSDLDAGLAAAIDALLPA
- a CDS encoding GTP-binding protein, producing the protein MTSATASAGVPVTILTGFLGAGKTTLLNHILSNQDGVKTAVLVNEFGEIGIDNELVVTTAEDMVELSNGCICCSINDELMETVERVISRPEQLDYIVVETTGLADPLPVAMTFLGSELREQTRLDSIITLIDAENFDQAVLDTQVGRAQVIYGDILLLNKVDLVPPERLKAVEQELRDVKNDARILHSVKGDVPLPLLLSVGLFESDKVADSPQSPDHDHGHDHAHSHDHDHDRDHSHDHAHGHSHDHGHGHSHDHGLSHDHGHSHDHGHSHDHGHSHDHGHGHSNDHGHQHSDHLAVDGFTSLSFSSDGPFALRRFQNFLDNELPAEVFRAKGILWFEESERRHVFHLAGKRFSIDDSDWTGARKNQLVLIGRDLDHNTLRQQLQACVAPTS
- a CDS encoding ferritin produces the protein MKDLTRAINDHLASEFQASHTYLAMPIWLRENDLIGFSTYILNKSNEERGHAYRMIAFLVDSDQQVELPTVEAPERSWPSVKDLFDVVASLEKGVTASIDRLYSLAEQLNERSATAMLDWFVEEQVQEEAEARFVCKRLRLAGANTAALLLLDQQFLDGTALASVKGGSGFGVVAAN